Proteins from a single region of Gasterosteus aculeatus chromosome 20, fGasAcu3.hap1.1, whole genome shotgun sequence:
- the has1 gene encoding hyaluronan synthase 1 — MDLKPLLKKLGSILRAIFTFTFALVVMGVMVWAYVDGFQLVTSSYGIISFGFYGLLLSLHVLVQSFFAFVEHRRMRALSKPCSLTKTIGFTISAYQEDPAYLRECLNSIRALKYPPELLRIIMVIDGNTEDDRYMMDMFMEVFADQDPGCFVWRNNYHTWDPTQAQQDVEMGPEGDADRTMGEDPQRKEVERLIQSKSCVCIMQKWGGKRDVMYTAFKALGSSVDYIQVCDSDTKLDTLATVELCKVLESNNKYGAVGGDVMILNLKDSYISFMSSLRYWMAFNIERSCQSFFNCVSCISGPLGLYRNDLLQQFLEPWYNQKFLGSHCTFGDDRHLTNRMLSMGFATKYTARSKCYTETPAQFLRWLNQQTRWTKSYFREWLYNAMWWHKHHLWMTYESIVSGVFPFFVTATIIQLFWTGTLWDILWILCCIQLIGLVKAAYACILRRDFVMVFMSLYSALYMTSLLPAKYFAIITMNKSSWGTSGRRKIVGNYMPLLPLSVWVALLLSGFAYTIYQEIQQDWLTPAKTLETQFIIYGCVAYTCYWLLMIFLYWVWFRKSCRKRVQSYALNV; from the exons ATGGATCTGAAACCGTTACTGAAGAAGCTTGGGTCAATACTTCGTGCCATTTTCACATTCACCTTTGCTCTGGTTGTCATGGGCGTGATGGTGTGGGCCTATGTTGACGGTTTCCAGCTAGTGACCTCCTCGTATGGAATCATATCGTTTGGCTTTTATGGACTACTTCTCTCGCTCCATGTTCTAGTGCAGAGCTTCTTCGCCTTCGTTGAGCACCGTCGAATGAGGGCTCTCAGCAAACCGTGCAGCTTGACAAAAACCATCGGCTTCACTATATCAGCTTACCAGGAGGACCCTGCCTATCTCAGAGAGTGCCTTAACTCCATCAGGGCCCTCAAGTATCCTCCTGAACTGCTCCGCATCATCATGGTGATTGACGGGAACACGGAGGATGACCGTTATATGATGGACATGTTcatggaggtgtttgcggaccagGACCCTGGCTGTTTTGTGTGGAGGAACAACTACCATACATGGGATCCCACCCAGGCCCAGCAGGATGTGGAAATGGGCCCAGAAGGGGATGCTGATCGTACCATGGGTGAAGATCCACAGCGAAAAGAGGTAGAGCGGCTGATCCAGAGCAAGAGTTGCGTGTGCATCATGCAGAAGTGGGGCGGCAAGCGGGATGTGATGTACACTGCGTTTAAAGCACTTGGTTCATCAGTTGACTACATACAG GTGTGTGACTCAGACACCAAGTTGGACACTCTGGCCACCGTGGAGCTGTGTAAAGTGTTGGAAAGTAACAACAAGTATGGTGCTGTAGGGGGAGATGTGATGATCCTCAACCTTAAAGACTCCTACATCAGCTTTAtgagcagtctgaggtactggATGGCTTTCAACATCGAAAGGTCTTGCCAGTCCTTCTTCAACTGTGTGTCCTGCATAAGCGGTCCTTTGG GTCTGTACAGGAACGATCTCCTCCAGCAGTTTTTGGAGCCCTGGTACAATCAAAAGTTTTTGGGAAGTCACTGCACATTTGGCGACGACAGACATCTTACCAACCGAATGCTGAGCATGGGCTTTGCGACAAA ATACACTGCCCGCTCCAAATGCTACACAGAGACTCCAGCTCAGTTTCTGCGCTGGCTCAACCAGCAGACTCGCTGGACAAAATCATATTTCCGCGAGTGGCTCTACAATGCAATGTGGTGGCACAAGCACCACCTGTGGATGACCTACGAGTCCATCGTCTCAGGCGTCTTCCCGTTCTTTGTCACCGCCACCATCATCCAGCTGTTTTGGACGGGCACGCTGTGGGACATCCTCTGGATCCTGTGCTGCATTCAGCTGATCGGGCTGGTGAAGGCAGCCTACGCCTGCATCCTCCGCAGAGACTTTGTGATGGTGTTCATGTCCCTCTACTCGGCTCTGTACATGACCAGCCTGCTGCCTGCCAAGTACTTTGCCATTATCACCATGAACAAAAGCAGCTGGGGGACTTCAGGCAGACGTAAGATTGTTGGAAACTACAtgcctcttctccctctgtccGTGTGGGTCGCCCTTTTACTAAGTGGGTTTGCTTACACGATTTACCAGGAGATTCAACAAGACTGGCTCACTCCAGCCAAGACACTAGAGACGCAGTTCATCATCTACGGCTGCGTGGCATACACCTGCTACTGGCTGCTCATGATTTTTCTGTACTGGGTGTGGTTCAGGAAGTCGTGTCGGAAACGCGTCCAAAGTTACGCGTTGAATGTGTAA
- the spaca6 gene encoding sperm acrosome membrane-associated protein 6, whose amino-acid sequence MDINATENSRSQMWCKVPFLLPDNIQVIWRVAEVKTQQVDQFKEVTAGVDRLYSIPSTSLQHQGTYQCEIFSGQRSIVRLYFYLTVTPEVSSGHTELQEIFDLSLLPGGRLLPDPGASACCVLLSLPLLLTACLTALFLLLFLSLGALYWSSKPKQTPHAGHAARDEDLEF is encoded by the exons ATGGACATTAATGCGACGGAGAACAGCAGGAGCCAAATGTGGTGCAAAGTGCCCTTCCTCTTACCAGACAATATTCAGGTGATCTGGAGGGTTGCAGAG GTGAAAACTCAGCAGGTGGATCAGTTTAAAGAAGTGACAGCAGGGGTGGACAGGCTCTATTCTATCCCTTCAACAAGCTTGCAGCATCAGGGCACCTACCAGTGCGAGATCTTCTCAGGCCAGCGCTCCATTGTCAGGCTTTACTTCTATCTCACAG TGACCCCCGAGGTTTCGTCAGGCCACACAGAGCTGCAGGAGATATTCGACCTGTCTCTGCTCCCGGGAGGACGGTTACTCCCTGATCCTGGTGCTTCGGCCTGCTGCGTCCTCCTCTCCTTGCCTCTGCTTCTCACCGCCTGTTTGACGGCCCTGTTCCTCCTGTTGTTCCTCTCCCTGgg AGCGTTGTATTGGTCATCAAAACCAAAGCAAACACCTCACGCCGGACATGCCGCAAGAGATGAGGATTTGGAGTTCTGA